The genomic interval GGCCCTGGCCGGCGCATTGCGCAGCGCCTCCTCGTTGGTCAGGCCGGGACGGACTTCGTCCGCGCGCGTCACATTGACCAACGGCACCGCGTGCGCCGTCGGCTCGACGCTGGCGACGTCGAGTTCCTTCAACTTCTCGATATAGGCGAGGATGCCGCTCAGTTGTGCGCCAAGTTTCTTTTCCTCCTCCGGCGTGAGATGCAGCCGCGCGAGATGCGCGACGTAATTGACATCGAAATCAGTGGCGGACATGCGGCCAGAC from Candidatus Angelobacter sp. carries:
- the gatC gene encoding Asp-tRNA(Asn)/Glu-tRNA(Gln) amidotransferase subunit GatC → MSATDFDVNYVAHLARLHLTPEEEKKLGAQLSGILAYIEKLKELDVASVEPTAHAVPLVNVTRADEVRPGLTNEEALRNAPARANGLFIVPKIVE